One window from the genome of Saccharomyces mikatae IFO 1815 strain IFO1815 genome assembly, chromosome: 6 encodes:
- the ASK10 gene encoding Ask10p (similar to Saccharomyces cerevisiae ASK10 (YGR097W) and RGC1 (YPR115W); ancestral locus Anc_3.438) has protein sequence MSDYFSSRPLQTLTPMGNRPVGGGNSGGDDASSIHSKSSQYLMDILPDSMTLNESVSSTVANNQTKEFILPETDERSPYFINVPVPKAQPTSTSDTKKTLPGDEAVDGQFVKEYPTDILVDRFYKWKKILKGLVIYLREVAYAQEQFARINYNLKGSVKFPFLTDIDETTNTITDPFTTGSRGSKKAPAAQKKVGLTDNEQFQMQMQQEQQESAMQPPTDESKMSLAPHEYKPVQTAESDNTSAASGFVKFGSGSIQDIQVILKKYHLSLANQQFKISKEITSTVIPKLEELRKDLRYKIAEIKDLHGDFKTNIGAHIQLTSQLLKKYIAAVKFMNAHGIGNDRVSPTNKKPHKLDPKHDPYLLKLQLDLQLKRQVAEETYLQEAFINLQTSGLQLEKIIYTKIQHALLRYSALIDSEARLMIKNMCQELQHGIISKPPAFEWDNFVIQHPSCLLNWKSNDPIPPPRKVSDVIYPHMKSPLAKCIKAGYFLKKSELLPTYHQGYFVLTSNYIHEFQSSDFYNLSSSTPTSTKSSAYSSSTSIADAYASANNNKVGNHHRLAADSHNSSATTAGANGLNGMRVIRKKSYLAPIMSIPLNDCTLKDASSTKFVLVGKPTLNENADVRKSSSSTYLSGSSQASLPKYSHETAKIFSKAPFHKFLKGSKPKNKNAKPSELDQFYAAAQKESNNYVTWTFKIVSPEPTEDELKHFKRWVQDLKNLTSFNDTKERVKFIEDRVMKSHRFKAGHMSRHSMNIGSHTPCLTDSSFTLQDGTTTSLNLKGRTEKPQYIHIQNNSLADFDGNGFRSKVNTPAIDDYGNLITVERRPAQSPHQYSDYMATSGNTTPSYSSGSRPQSMYNGYNPAVSITSNGMMLQQSAVNGNNNPTTNLRHQRNISQTSSLPGFSYTSPSLPVNSPGSSNSESSSGGYFAIPLHGNNNNYMQRNSEDSSPCYNDDQVRQQQQPQQMQSLSRTSSSSINVTGMRSTSAGVPATGNAPVVPKVMVNNQNVKTVPADQSATASSSPTMNSPVTTINRESPYQTLKKTNSTGNVPCLTTEKTHAHPAFYKRGNNSAQNLTTSSSTASRVHPIRKHKKNVSFSSLNSLMFSKKGANHGGNLMTNQFMSGGIQEDDDDSGNNDSIKLNQSIYS, from the coding sequence ATGTCTGATTACTTTAGCTCCAGGCCTTTGCAAACGCTCACGCCGATGGGTAATAGGCCAGTTGGTGGTGGCAATAGCGGCGGCGATGATGCTTCCTCCATTCACTCAAAGAGCTCGCAGTACTTGATGGATATCCTACCAGATTCGATGACTTTAAACGAAAGCGTTTCTTCCACAGTGGCCAATAATCAAACAAAGGAGTTTATTTTGCCTGAGACAGACGAGAGATCCCCTTATTTCATCAATGTCCCCGTACCCAAAGCCCAACCAACTTCTACGTCGGACACGAAGAAGACCCTGCCAGGTGACGAAGCTGTCGATGGACAGTTTGTTAAGGAGTATCCCACCGATATTCTCGTGGACAGGTTTTAtaaatggaagaaaattctGAAAGGTTTGGTGATATATTTAAGGGAAGTTGCGTATGCGCAAGAACAGTTTGCACGGATCAACTATAATTTGAAAGGGTCTGTGAAGTTTCCGTTCTTAActgatattgatgaaaccACCAATACGATCACAGATCCATTCACAACGGGTTCTAGAGGATCCAAGAAAGCACCGGCAGCACAGAAGAAAGTTGGTTTAACTGATAACGAACAATTTCAAATGCAAATGCAACAGGAACAGCAGGAAAGTGCCATGCAGCCTCCTACAGACGAAAGCAAGATGAGCTTGGCTCCTCATGAATACAAGCCCGTACAAACCGCGGAGTCAGACAACACGTCAGCTGCATCCGGTTTTGTAAAATTTGGTTCAGGCTCCATTCAGGACATTCAGGTTATCTTGAAGAAGTACCATCTTTCGTTGGCTAACCAACAGTTCAAAATCTCTAAAGAGATCACCTCCACCGTTATACCTAAACTGGAAGAACTAAGAAAGGATTTGAGGTATAAGATTGCAGAGATTAAAGACCTTCATGGTGACTTCAAAACGAACATCGGAGCTCATATTCAGCTAACAAGTCAattactgaaaaaatacattgCGGCTGTAAAATTCATGAATGCACATGGTATTGGAAATGATAGGGTCTCTCccacaaataaaaaaccgCATAAACTAGATCCTAAACATGACCCatatcttttgaaacttcAGCTAGACTTGCAACTCAAGCGGCAGGTTGCAGAAGAAACCTATTTGCAGGAAGCGTTCATCAATTTACAAACGTCGGGTTTacaattggaaaaaattatatACACTAAAATCCAACATGCCTTATTACGTTATTCTGCTCTAATTGACTCCGAGGCTCGCTTAATGATCAAAAATATGTGCCAGGAATTACAACACGGTATAATATCAAAGCCTCCTGCTTTTGAATGGGATAATTTCGTCATTCAGCATCCTTCCTGTTTACTCAATTGGAAATCTAATGACCCTATACCACCTCCAAGAAAAGTTTCAGACGTTATTTATCCTCATATGAAGTCTCCACTGGCGAAATGTATCAAGGCAGGGtattttctgaaaaagtCAGAACTATTGCCCACTTATCATCAAGGATATTTTGTTCTAACATCAAACTATATCCATGAGTTCCAGAGTAGCGATTTTTATAACCTATCATCTTCCACTCCTACTTCTACGAAATCCTCAGcttattcttcttccacCTCCATAGCTGACGCATATGCCAGCGCtaataacaataaagtTGGCAACCATCATCGCCTGGCTGCCGATTCGCACAACAGCAGTGCCACTACTGCGGGTGCAAATGGTTTAAATGGCATGCGTGTTATTCGCAAAAAGAGTTATTTGGCACCAATCATGAGCATTCCGTTAAATGATTGTACCCTAAAGGATGCATCCTCTACCAAGTTTGTACTTGTAGGGAAACCGACTCTTAACGAAAATGCAGATGTTAGAAAATCAAGCTCTAGTACATATTTGTCAGGCTCTTCACAAGCTTCTTTGCCGAAGTATAGCCATGAGACTGcaaaaatattctcaaaGGCCCCATTTCATAAGTTTTTGAAGGGAAgcaaaccaaaaaataagaatgCAAAACCAAGCGAACTAGATCAATTCTACGCAGCAGCTCAAAAAGAATCCAACAATTATGTGACCTGGACTTTTAAAATAGTTTCCCCGGAACCTACTGAAGATGAATTGAAACATTTTAAGCGGTGGGTGcaagatttgaagaatctaACTAGTTTCAATGATACTAAAGAAAGAGTAAAATTTATCGAAGATCGTGTCATGAAATCACACCGGTTCAAAGCGGGTCATATGTCAAGGCATAGCATGAATATAGGTTCCCACACACCTTGTTTAACTGATAGTTCATTCACATTGCAAGATGGCACTACAACCTCTCTCAATCTAAAGGGAAGAACAGAGAAACCTCAGTATATTCATATTCAGAACAATTCATTGGCGGATTTTGATGGAAATGGTTTTAGGTCCAAGGTTAATACACCCGCTATAGATGATTATGGTAATTTGATTACAGTAGAAAGGAGGCCTGCACAATCTCCGCATCAATATTCTGACTACATGGCCACGTCAGGTAATACAACGCCCTCTTATTCATCGGGCTCAAGACCTCAGAGCATGTATAACGGATATAATCCAGCCGTTTCAATAACAAGCAATGGCATGATGCTCCAACAGTCGGCAGTTAATGGTAATAATAACCCGACAACCAATTTGCGTCATCAAAGGAACATTTCGCAAACAAGCTCTTTACCGGGCTTTTCATACACATCACCATCCCTACCGGTAAATTCTCCGGGCAGTTCTAACTCTGAATCCAGCTCGGGTGGTTATTTTGCCATTCCGCTACACggaaataacaataattaCATGCAAAGAAACTCTGAAGACTCTAGCCCATGTTATAACGATGATCAAGTACgacaacagcaacaaccaCAACAAATGCAATCCTTATCAAGAACTTCAAGTTCAAGTATTAATGTTACAGGGATGAGAAGTACATCTGCAGGTGTTCCGGCTACGGGGAATGCTCCTGTTGTACCTAAGGTGATGGTTAATAACCAGAATGTCAAAACTGTTCCAGCTGATCAGTCAGCTACAGCATCTTCTTCACCTACGATGAACTCTCCTGTGACAACGATCAACCGCGAATCACC